Proteins encoded by one window of Anopheles maculipalpis chromosome 2RL, idAnoMacuDA_375_x, whole genome shotgun sequence:
- the LOC126568486 gene encoding uncharacterized protein LOC126568486, producing MVPSTARSVSFAVCLVLIATLVNSAPQKKFPFTKPRLAVPEPEERPSAEVAPTSEEAASQEASEESLEKIQAKSAQYSYDTSVNDTINDHAIMRQEERNGLSLKGMYSYSDGFFKRTVHYEADDKGYRVVKEINIPIGNGPQVDPNGKADVSSSLTGSYSITADDIAKPKRKGVSASEEEAAAATSSEEEQPEEDPVESEEDEGQK from the coding sequence ATGGTACCCTCGACAGCACGCAGTGTATCCTTTGCGGTGTGTTTGGTCCTGATCGCAACGCTAGTGAACAGTGCGCCACAGAAGAAGTTCCCCTTCACAAAGCCACGTTTGGCCGTCCCGGAACCGGAAGAACGGCCAAGCGCGGAAGTAGCGCCCACCTCCGAAGAAGCTGCATCACAGGAAGCTAGCGAAGAATCGTTGGAGAAGATACAAGCGAAATCGGCCCAGTACTCGTACGATACCTCCGTGAACGATACGATCAACGATCATGCGATTATGCGCCAGGAGGAACGGAACGGACTGTCGCTGAAGGGCATGTACTCGTACAGTGACGGGTTCTTCAAGCGCACCGTGCATTACGAGGCCGACGATAAGGGTTACCGTGTGGTGAAGGAGATTAACATCCCGATCGGTAATGGGCCGCAGGTCGATCCGAATGGTAAGGCTGACGTATCATCTTCGCTGACCGGTTCGTACTCGATCACCGCCGATGACATTGCCAAGCCGAAGCGCAAAGGAGTGTCGGCATCGGAGGAAGAGGCGGCCGCAGCAACATCGTCGGAGGAAGAACAGCCGGAAGAAGATCCAGTAGAATCGGAGGAAGACGAAGGACAGAAGTGA
- the LOC126568216 gene encoding inactive peptidyl-prolyl cis-trans isomerase shutdown translates to MNSGNMLKTPINMSDLLHGGTEFQIDTDFKYDEGDDNFIEDDYGSADEDEEKHKQLFSPWDRTFDELRQKMEPISEHIYKRITKAGVGEELPDNTQVKVDYNVFFEMDVKPADSSTLRGKPFRFVLGAHNVLLGFEQAVKTMRVSEEAQFVISYQLLYGVVGCPPRIKPKADALFVIRLISASPVNDGDALAQLNETERRSYSAVKEKVAQARQYAKDCFKRNLVQKAIAKYLEAVDTLQMCQLKDETEQEEQQKTLIALYTSLAVCYNHRDQPKDACRMVNMLRTLCNVKQNAKIMYQEGKALMKIGDYDRARKCLLGAQKLEPQDENIQRTLKELNECSARHQQEEKRIWTRAFGLVDATKKDDKTKEADNVLAEDIKRSMKVFLEDETCSTLTLPDRFTEKEVQVIEKLADEFNLKLVIHMHNNKKHYKFQK, encoded by the exons ATGAATTCCGGCAATATGTTGAAGACGCCGATAAATATGAG CGATTTGCTCCACGGCGGAACCGAGTTCCAGATCGACACCGACTTCAAGTACGATGAAGGCGACGACAACTTCATCGAGGATGACTATGGCAGCGCGGACGAGGATGaggaaaagcacaaacaattGTTCTCTCCCTGGGATCGAACGTTTGACGAGCTTCGGCAGAAGATGGAACCAATTAGCGAACACATCTACAAACGCATCACAAAGGCGGGAGTCGGTGAGGAACTGCCGGATAATACGCAAGTAAAAGTCGACTACAATGTATTTTTTGAGATGGATGTAAAACCGGCCGATTCCTCAACGCTGCGTGGCAAACCGTTCCGGTTCGTGCTGGGAGCGCACAACGTACTGCTCGGCTTTGAACAAGCGGTGAAGACGATGCGCGTCAGCGAAGAAGCGCAGTTTGTGATCTCCTACCAGCTACTGTACGGTGTGGTCGGATGTCCACCACGCATTAAACCGAAGGCGGATGCGCTGTTTGTGATTCGGCTAATCAGTGCCAGTCCGGTGAACGATGGGGATGCGCTGGCACAGCTAAACGAAACCGAGCGTCGTTCGTACTCGGCGGTAAAGGAGAAGGTGGCACAGGCCCGCCAGTACGCGAAGGATTGCTTTAAGCGTAATTTAGTACAGAAAGCGATCGCAAAGTACCTAGAAGCAGTCGATACGCTCCAGATGTGCCAGCTAAAGGACGAAACCGAACAGGAGGAACAGCAGAAAACGTTGATCGCACTATACACCAGTCTCGCCGTGTGTTACAATCATCGCGACCAGCCGAAAGATGCCTGCCGGATGGTAAACATGTTGCGCACGCTGTGCAACGTTAAACAGAACGCCAAGATCATGTACCAGGAGGGTAAGGCGTTGATGAAAATCGGAGATTACGACCGGGCCCGTAAATGTTTGCTGGGCGCCCAGAAGCTAGAGCCCCAGGATGAAAACATTCAGCGCACGCTGAAGGAGTTGAACGAATGTTCGGCCCGGCATCAGCAGGAGGAAAAGCGTATCTGGACGCGAGCGTTCGGTTTGGTGGACGCAACCAAAAAGGATGATAAAACGAAGGAAGCGGATAATGTGCTTGCGGAGGATATAAAGAGGTCGATGAAGGTGTTTCTGGAGGATGAAACGTGTAGTACGCTCACGCTGCCGGACAGGTTCACCGAGAAGGAGGTGCAGGTGATTGAAAAGTTGGCCGACGAGTTCAACCTGAAGCTGGTCATTCAcatgcacaacaacaaaaagcattacaaatttcaaaaataa
- the LOC126567835 gene encoding cyclic nucleotide-gated cation channel beta-3, which yields MSTSAPLGVVQVNRSRSETVLSLDGGWPPRSPPPSLSPFAGWPRANNGYGRFGARPVIPGQPAWMSGSSSALPRTGSRDEVKLHKSLEEISKDIREIEDFISVTEDILRREREQDEQISLRERQRKAAERTMQLIRNKCSPTKKCFNRVIKTPDGQRKVLRSPTYKVNITQKRRIKSFSPKGGYKSKLYFRNGKIGCQEAENAVSNLRSTHELVKRIINDENNMLVKLEHQHYSTGEHDGLDSRSSSVDTPVESLQMCVTESAGTSLCEDESSPPPVPTVSSDGPNVLHSHECQPRVDDTQVIENANGSSIEPLEDRRNSEALSEITPTNGNDFVTVRLRHLANRFSERTRKMRSKIEIPPTPSSSASAPSTAPSMQKHSVNQRTIQNSALTLQSATDTPGCSHYLFCPIFCCGGRSDNVLDPQGKFYIAWLFIVSLSFLYNAWVIPLRSSFPYQTPENTKYWIAMDICADVIYLLDILFVKHRLMYLYEGFWVKDKNLTRKNYMRKLQFKMDLLALVPLDLLYLRFGTEHVVFRAPRLLKIQSFWEFFKLIDRVISSPHIIRVVKTLTYMLYMIHLTACAYYAYSAYQGLGSNRWVFNNKGHAYVRCFAFATKTATSIGKNPKPEKEGELMFMTAAWLMGVFVFALLIGQIRDIIATATRSKSEYKQLVDETLEYMRRLNLPTDLQRRVKMWFTFTWEQQKCLDETHIMDALPANLKTDIAISVHIQTLSKVQLFADCEEALLRELVLKLRSVTFLPGDYVCRKGEVGKEMYIVKTGQVQVMGGPRNDVVLATLYEGSVFGEISLLAINGAEGNRRTADVRSKGFSNLFVLSKSDLNEAIVYYPNAQAILKKRAKSLMRKNAAREKAESQQSIDTKDSEADVVIRNPQDPTSPKLLKTVIQALPQESAAVQLLMQGFKTIDPTVDDEPEQQPNQDGTSEEKTTEPDRAETGSMRSVEITHTTEVQIENEKNVELPCDLVYSIKKELMENNSYINLTDAEKYKLLHELSKDEYEGQEKSSV from the exons ATGTCCACCTCTGCCCCGTTGGGTGTCGTGCAGGTGAATCGTTCCCGTTCGGAGACAGTTCTCTCGCTGGACGGTGGTTGGCCTCCAAGGTCACCTCCACCATCCCTTTCACCGTTTGCTGGATGGCCACGAGCCAATAATGGGTACGGTCGGTTTGGTGCGAGGCCAGTTATCCCGGGTCAACCGGCGTGGATGAGTGGATCGAGTAGTGCTCTACCACGCACCGGTAGCCGTGATGAGGTAAAGCTGCACAAAAGCCTCGAAGAAATTTCGAAGGACATACGCGAAATCGAAGACTTTATCAGTGTGACGGAGGACATTTTGCGGCGGGAACGCGAACAAGACGAGCAGATATCGCTACGCGAAAGGCAGCGAAAAGCGGCCGAACGGACTATGCAGCTGATTCGCAACAAGTGTAGTCCGACGAAGAAATGTTTCAATCGCGTCATCAAAACGCCAGACGGTCAAAGGAAGGTACTGCGCTCACCGACCTACAAGGTGAACATTACCCAGAAACGACGCATTAAATCGTTCAGCCCGAAGGGTGGCTACAAGTCGAAGCTGTACTTTCGGAACGGAAAGATAGGCTGTCAGGAGGCGGAAAATGCAGTTTCCAACCTGAGAAGTACGCACGAACTGGTCAAGCGGATTATTAACGATGAGAACAATATGCTGGTGAAGCTGGAACATCAGCACTACTCGACGGGCGAGCATGATGGGCTTGATTCCAGATCTAGCTCGGTAGACACACCGGTGGAAAGCTTGCAGATGTGCGTAACGGAATCGGCAGGAACGTCACTGTGTGAAGACGAATCCTCACCACCTCCTGTTCCGACAGTGTCCAGTGACGGTCCGAATGTGCTTCACAGCCACGAATGTCAGCCACGGGTTGATGACACCCAAGTCATCGAGAATGCTAATGGGAGCTCTATAGAACCGTTGGAGGATAGGCGGAATTCGGA GGCTCTCTCGGAAATAACACCAACAAACGGGAATGATTTCGTTACCGTCCGTTTGCGGCATTTGGCCAACCGATTCTCGGAGCGAACTAGGAAGATGCGCAGCAAGATCGAAATTCCTCCAACACCGTCCAGCAGTGCCAGTGCTCCATCAACGGCGCCCTCCATGCAGAAGCACAGCGTGAACC AACGTACGATACAAAACTCCGCCTTAACGCTTCAATCTGCCACCGATACACCGGGTTGCAGCCACTATCTATTCTGTCCCATCTTTTGCTGCGGTGGCCGTAGCGATAATGTGCTCGATCCGCAAGGAAAGTTCTACATTGCCTGGCTGTTTATTGTATCGCTTTCGTTCCTGTACAATGCGTGGGTCATACCGTTGCGATCGTCATTTCCGTATCAAACGCCGGAAAACACCAAATATTGGATTGCGATGGATATTTGTGCGGATGTTATCTATCTGCTGGATATACTGTTTGTAAAGCATCGCTTGATGTACCTGTACGAAGGATTTTGGGTGAAGGATAAAAATCTCACACGGAAGAACTATATGCGTAAGCTACAGTTTAAG ATGGATCTGTTGGCGTTGGTACCGTTAGATTTGCTATATCTACGCTTTGGAACCGAGCACGTGGTATTCCGTGCTCCGAGACTACTGAAGATACAAAGCTTTTGGGAGTTTTTCAAGCTGATCGATCGAGTCATTTCATCACCACACATT ATACGTGTAGTGAAGACGCTAACCTACATGCTGTACATGATACACCTGACTGCGTGTGCTTACTATGCTTACAGCGCCTATCAAG GACTCGGTTCCAATCGCTGGGTGTTCAACAACAAGGGACACGCATATGTACGCTGCTTCGCATTCGCCACCAAAACAGCAACCTCCATCGGCAAAAACCCCAAACCGGAGAAGGAGGGTGAGCTAATGTTCATGACCGCCGCCTGGCtgatgggtgtgtttgtgtttgcgctGCTTATTGGTCAGATACGGGACATTATAGCGACGGCAACACGTTCCAAATCCGAGTACAAGCAGCTCGTCGATGAGACGCTCGAGTACATGCGTCGCCTTAACCTACCAACCGATCTGCAGCGGCGGGTAAAGATGTGGTTTACCTTCACCTGGGAGCAACAGAAATGCTTAGACGAAACGCACATAATGGATGCGCTGCCAGCCAACCTGAAAACCGACATCGCTATCTCGGTgcacattcaaacactttccAAAGTGCAGCTGTTTGCCGACTGCGAGGAAGCATTGCTGCGGGAGCTTGTACTGAAGCTTCGCTCGGTAACCTTCCTTCCAGGGGATTACGTGTGCCGAAAGGGTGAGGTAGGGAAGGAGATGTACATCGTAAAGACGGGCCAGGTACAGGTGATGGGTGGCCCAAGGAATGATGTGGTGCTAGCGACACTTTACGAGGGCTCTGTGTTTGGTGAGATCAGTCTGCTAGCGATTAATGGCGCGGAAGGAAATCGCCGTACTGCGGATGTACGATCGAAAGGATTCTCCAACCTGTTCGTGCTTTCCAAATCGGATCTAAACGAAGCGATCGTGTACTACCCTAACGCACAGGCCATCCTGAAGAAACGTGCCAAGAGTTTGATGCGCAAGAATGCAGCTCGTGAGAAGGCCGAATCGCAGCAGAGCATCGACACGAAGGACAGTGAGGCGGATGTAGTGATCCGAAATCCACAGGATCCTACCTCACCAAAGTTGCTGAAAACGGTTATTCAAGCGTTGCCGCAGGAATCTGCTGCCGTACAATTACTAATGCAGGGCTTTAAAACGATCGATCCAACGGTGGACGATGAACCGGAGCAACAGCCAAACCAGGATGGAACTTCTGAGGAGAAGACCACGGAACCGGATCGCGCGGAAACGGGTTCGATGCGTAGTGTGGAGATCACGCATACGACTGAGGtgcaaattgaaaatgaaaagaacgTAGAATTGCCATGCGATTTGGTGTACAGCATCAAGAAAGAGCTGATGGAAAACAATAGCTACATCAATCTGACTGATGCGGAGAAGTATAAGCTACTGCACGAACTTTCGAAGGATGAGTACGAGGGTCAGGAAAAATCGTCTGTTTAA
- the LOC126568615 gene encoding uncharacterized protein LOC126568615, with translation MAKLALIALALALCVVIVSAAGDECPLASKVGSCSPTCLTDRDCASIGGKCCANSCNRKSCVERSKLKQSTDKYSSNSGSGAYCGSSKCNSFEKCGTDPTTKKQKCVRA, from the exons ATGG CTAAACTCGCCCTAATTGCTCTGGCCCTAGCGCTGTGTGTCGTCATCGTGAGTGCTG CTGGCGATGAGTGTCCGCTAGCGTCCAAAGTGGGATCCTGCTCGCCAACCTGTCTGACCGATCGTGATTGTGCTAGCATCGGTGGCAAATGCTGCGCCAACTCCTGCAATCGCAAATCCTGCGTCGAACGAAGCAAGCTGAAGCAGAGCACTGACAAAT ATAGTAGCAATTCCGGTTCGGGCGCATACTGTGGCAGCTCCAAGTGCAACTCGTTCGAAAAATGTGGTACCGATCCAACTACCAAGAAGCAGAAATGTGTCCGTGCGTGA